The Chryseobacterium muglaense genome includes the window CTAAACTTTACTTTATCTGTGAGAAATGGAAAAGTTATACTAGGAACTTTAATAGTGGCAGTACCGTTTGCATCAAGATAAATAGGCGCCGAAATATTATTTAAAAACATATTTTCACCATAAGTTCCATTATTTAGCTGAAAATGATCTTGAGAAAGTATAGAATTATTTGGTATTTCAGTACCAGAAGTAGAATCAACATAAGTCACTTTTGGATTAGAAATCACCGGATAATTCCCATCCATATTTTTATGAAGCCTCACATATATTTTATCACCGCTTTTTACAAATAATCTATTAGGATTATTGATTCCCCAATGGCTGTTTACCCCATTTTGAGGAATATTGTTTTGTATATAAGGTAAATAATCATTATATCGATCAATAAGAACAGTTTGTATCGGGGTATCTGCTTCTAGTTCGGTTAAATAAATTCTACCATTACTATAGGTAGATGGATTTCCGGTAGGTGTAGGATTAAGAATTTCCACAGAATAATATAACTTTGGTAAGTTTTGAGCTGTACCAGTAGTATTAAGATACTGGATATTATCCGTAAATCTTACATATCCATCCCTTGGAGCTACCCATATTTTTACAACATCAGTTATCGGTGTTGGCGGGAGAACGACATCCTGAGGACATATCTTAGGATCAGGACATGCAATTAAAGCGCTCTCTATTGCTTTAGCTTTAATAATCATATTCTCTGTATGCTCAGAATGTTTGGTCATTTCAGATTTGTCACTTGCTGTATCAAATTTATTGAACCATACTTCTCCATTATGCATGATATCTGTAAGGCCGTCTGAGTTAGCATCAATCAGGTATGTTTTGGTAGTGCTTGTGGAAGAAGATTTTATTTGTGATTTACTGTATATGATTGCTCCCATATCCCATCCTGAATTACTGGTCTTTGTTTGTGTAAATGAGAAATCACCGCTATAGTTTTCGATAGGCTGAGAAGATTTAAAATTTAAATTCCCGAATGCATCAAGATAACCTGTTCTCAAGAATAACCTTTCATCTGGTACCCTGTAAATCATATCCTGAATACCATCTCCGTTAAAATCGATAAGCTGCTGTGCATTTCTTGCTTCAGCATCGGAAAAACCAAAAGGAAAACCAAACATTAGATGACCGTACGCATCATTGGAAGGATAAAAGAAGTTTAATCCTGCAGCAATTCTGAAATTCAATCCTTTTTCAGTGCTGATATTTCCATTTATTTTTGATGGGGTAAGAAGTCCACGGACAAATCCTGAATATGCTTCTTTATCATTTTGTAAGCTTATATTGGTATCAGAGCCATAAATTCGTAAGCTTCCCTGGCTGTCTCGCACATCATTGTAATAATCAAACGTATAGCTGTCTGTAATTTCATTACATGTAGGCTCAATACCTCCGTCTGTTCCACCGGTTCCTCCACTTCCATCGTCAATATCGTCTCTTTCGCCTTTGCTCTCGGTGCTATTTTCACTTCTGTTTGCAAGAGTCGTTGAGCAAGGATTATGTGGAACAATATATAATCTTTTTAATAAGGTTTTGTAAAACTCCCCGTCGATGTAATCCATCTTGTAAGTTCTTACAAGTTCTGTTTTATATTTTACCTCAATATCTTTTAGTAAATAAGGTTCTGATCTGGCAAATCCTTGTTTGGCATTAATACTGATGTCTTTTCGGGTGACAGAAGTTTGTCTATTAAAGTTTACCGTGTAGTCTTTGTTCTTACCATAGGCTACTTTTTTTATCTGAAAGAAACGTCCGCCACTGGCTGCCTCATTATAATAGGTAAATTCCATGGTATTTCCATGTACATCTTCAATCAATCTCAACCCCCAATGAGAGCCTGAAAGCATAGAGTCCGGAGATCCACCATAATATCTTTTTGTTCCGTCTGTTGAAGTAACCTTCCATGTATAATTACCCGGAGAATCTCCTATTCTTTCAATAAGACTGAAATCATGATTTTTCCTTAGATAAAACTGTTTTATACCATTGGTTGTAAAATCAGTCCTTTTCTGTCGTTCAGTTGTTATTGCTGTATTATTCTCGCTTATATCATTGTGTCTGTGAGGAAGGTATGAATTAGGATATACCAACATTTCTCCATCTAATGAATAGAGTTCTGTTTCACCTGTTCCATCAAATTCAGGGGTTCCCCATCGGGTATCTACAGTAATGGCAGAAATTCCGTTAATGTTCCAGCCATCACCCATCCAACCGTTGCCACCACCGCTGCTGTAGCCTATCGACATTGAAGGTTGTAAACCTCCGACTCCACTAGGTACTCGAATTGGATAATTAGCACTTGCATCTCCTTTTTGTGTAGCAGTGGGAACTGCCATAAGTTGTAAACCAGCTGTTGGATCAGCAGCTTTCAGTCCACTGATACTGGTTGGAGCAAATGCTTCCAATTGTGATGACTCAGGAACAGAAATTACACCATTAATGTAGTCTGTATCACCATCACCTTCTACAGTAATTACTTTGTTTTCTGCATCTACTTTTCCTGTAGGCTCTACTTTCCATTTTTTTGAAGCATAGTCAAAATAGAAAGCTTTAAGTTCTTTTACTGATCTTGCACCCAGCTTTTTATCATCATAGGGTATTGAAATTTTTATTTTTTTGCTTAATACTCCTGAGATAGTTTTTAAACGATAAGCATATAAATTAGAGGTCATATTTTTGATTTCCCCCGTGATTGCAGGGTAATCTTTTTTTCTCAATTTTAACACTTGAACGGTAGCCGTCTCCAAAACAGAATTCTTTTCTATATTGATTACAGTCCCTTCATAGTTTTTTGTAAGCTCTGTCTCTTTTCCTATTTCAAAAGTTACCGGGCTGAATTTTTCATCACCGATTGTTTTGAATGAATTAATGCTTTTCGGAATTTTATATTCTCTGCTCTGTGTACCATTTATAACAGTAACAAAGCCTTTTTTCTTCTCCTCTTCACTAAGGTTTACAACTGTTTCAAATTCACTATTTGTTTTTGTAACTGTTTTATTATTGATTTGCAATGAGTTTAGGTCGGAATAATTTTGGACACCTTTGACATATAGTTGATTACCTGATAACAATGCTGAAATATCATCTGTTGTATAATCCGTTTTTTCAAAAACAATCTTTACGTTCTTTACCTTATACTTAATACCATTTACCGAAGAGGTAAATAAGATGCTGTTTTTTCCTCTCTGTAGTGAGGTTATGCTTATCGGTTCTTTTTGCGTACTCCATTTATTGGAAGGAATTATGATATTTCCACCGAAGGCAAGGTTTTTATTGATTGAACGAGATACCGAGTGGTAATTTTCCAAACCAAAAAGCTCGTACTGCAAAAATGCTTTAGAAGAGGGACTCTTTATTTCAGGAATACTGATGGTAAAAAAGTTATCAGCTGGGTTATCAGATTCTTCTTCTGAAAATTCACCGATAAGTCCCTGCTTTTCCAAAGATTCAAACTGATCTGAACCTTCTACAGCATCGTTAACCGTATTATTAGAAGATACTGTTTCAAAAGAAGAATAATCTGCGAAATTTGTAGTGCTAGCTTCTCCTGGTAGAGAATCTTTTAAATTGTCAGATTTCTTATTTTCTACTTCTTCTGATAAAACTTCTTCTTTGTGAGGGAAATATTTTTCCATCATCTTAAGTTTGAATTCTCTTACCTTCTGCCTATCCTCTTTTGTTAAACTAGCAAAGAGGAACATACTTGCAAAAAAACAAATAAGCAGTACCGACCTTTTTGTAAAAGGAAGTTTATTAAATGGTATTTTCATGATTATGGCTTAGTTGACAATAATTTTAAACGTTTTGATGACTTTTCCGTCTTTTGTAAGACTAATAAGATAAGAGCTTTGAATAGCAAGTGAACTTGAATAAGATTTGGCCTTATGATCAATTTTCTCTAATCTCACTAATCTTCCCCCACCGTCGTATATAGAAATATTTAGGTTTTCCATAGCTGGAAATTTTATCGTAAATAATTCATCTTTTTTTACAGGATTAGGATATAAAACGATTTGTTCAAGATCAAGTGAAATCTGATCTGTGGTAATTTCTGAAATAGGAGATGTTTTTATATCATCTTTTTTATCAGGTCGTAATGGTGTTACTGCAAATGTGAACTTGTTAAATAGGTTAGCATCGTTATCATTGATGAAATTAACTTTAGAAAAATTAATAAACCTATCATCGGCTATACCTTGTATTTTAATTGTTTCACCATTTATACTCTTTAGAATCATCCAGTATACCAGCGGTAAATTATCGGGATTAACGAATTTTTTATCAATTCTTACTTTATAATCTTTTTTTGAAATGGTTGAACCAATGAAATTAATTTCCCAGTTTCTTTCAAGAACATCAAAATTTCCATCTTTTTTAAGAGACATTTTTTTGTCATCGTCAGACCATATAACAAAGTTATTATGATCGAATATGCTAGTGTTTTCAACATTGAGATTTTTAATATCAGTTTTACCGATGCTTAGAAATTGGTCTTCCTGATTACAAGACTGTTTTTGGTAAAGTTCATTTCCATCGTCCCTTCCTAAACCGGTAGGTCTGTTTTTAAACTCTTTATGTTTTTCGGGATCCCAAATAACTTTTCCGTCACTGCCATAATATTTTCCCTTTTCCAGCGATATCCCATATTTTATAGATAAATACGAGTGTATCTTATTAAGGTCCATTGGCTTTGACTTTTTAGGTATAAATATGAGCTCATAAAGATTACGGTCTTCAAAAGAAATCTGTAAACTGTCACTTTTCCCTTTTTCCCTTTCGGCATTACTGTTTAAGGTGAAAATACTAGGCTTTTTTTTAATTTTAAAAACTTTTTTGCCATCTCTGATCTCATATGCATTATTACTTAAAGAGCTTTTCCTTTCTTCTCTTTCCCAAATTTTATCATCTTCTTTTGAGGTATGGACTAGGCTTAACGTATGGCTTTTATTTATGCTGTGTTTAATATATTTTTTGAAAAGTCGGTTCTTTATTCCAGGATGAAAGTTTACTAAATTTTCATCATTCCTGTTGGAGGCTTCTCGAAGTGTGGGAACCGACTTTTCCCAGATTTGAGCATCAGATCCGACAAGTTGTGAGAAAACATCCGATGAATACATGAGAGTGAGTATCAACGTCGTTTTTAGACATAAAAGTTTTGACATAATAGTGATTATGTATTAATATTATTGGAGGTGAATTTTTTCAGTAAAAAAAGAGGTGAATTCCTGAAATTTAAGGGAATATTATATGTTTTGGTTTCATATTA containing:
- a CDS encoding T9SS type A sorting domain-containing protein, encoding MYSSDVFSQLVGSDAQIWEKSVPTLREASNRNDENLVNFHPGIKNRLFKKYIKHSINKSHTLSLVHTSKEDDKIWEREERKSSLSNNAYEIRDGKKVFKIKKKPSIFTLNSNAEREKGKSDSLQISFEDRNLYELIFIPKKSKPMDLNKIHSYLSIKYGISLEKGKYYGSDGKVIWDPEKHKEFKNRPTGLGRDDGNELYQKQSCNQEDQFLSIGKTDIKNLNVENTSIFDHNNFVIWSDDDKKMSLKKDGNFDVLERNWEINFIGSTISKKDYKVRIDKKFVNPDNLPLVYWMILKSINGETIKIQGIADDRFINFSKVNFINDNDANLFNKFTFAVTPLRPDKKDDIKTSPISEITTDQISLDLEQIVLYPNPVKKDELFTIKFPAMENLNISIYDGGGRLVRLEKIDHKAKSYSSSLAIQSSYLISLTKDGKVIKTFKIIVN